In the genome of Vespa crabro chromosome 1, iyVesCrab1.2, whole genome shotgun sequence, the window ttgttattgttattattattgttaatgttattgttattgttattgttattgttattattattgttattgttattattattgttattcttattgttattgttattgttattattattattaatgttattgtttttgttattgttattgttattgttattgttgttgttattgttactgttactgttattgttattgttattattattattgttattattactgttattgttattgttattgttattattattgctattgttatttttattattattgttattgttattgttattgttattgttataattattgatactgttattgttattgttattgttattgttattattattgttattgttattgtaattgttattgttattactattattgttattattattgttattgttattgttattgttattattattgctattgttattgttatttttattgttattgttattgttattgttattgttatttttattgttatagttattattattgttattgttattgttattattattgatattgttattgttattattattattattattattattatttttgttattattattgttattgttattattattattattgctattgttattgttattgtcattatttttattgttattgttattgttattgttattgttattgttattgttatttttattgttaatattattgtacttattattgttatgtttattattcatattgttattgttattgttattgttattgttattactgttgttattattactattgttatttttattgttattattattgttattatagtgattattattgttattgttattgttattgttataactattgatattgctattgttattgttattgttattgttattattattgttattattgtgattattattgttaatgtaattgttattgttattattattattgttattgttattgtaattgttattgttattattattattgttattatattattattatttttattattattgttattattattgttattgttattattatagttattgttattgttattattatagttattgttattgtcattattattattattattattactattattattattattattattgttattattattgttattgatttttttattattattgttaatgttattgttattggtattgttattgatattgttattattattgttactgttattattattgttattcttattgttattgttattattattgttattgttattgttattaatattattgtgattattatttttattgttattgttattgttattgttattattattgttattgttattgtaattgttattgttattattattgttattattattcttattattattgttaatattattattattgtaattattattattattattgttattgttattgttattgttgttattgttattgttattattattattattattattatttttattgttattgttattattattattgttattattattgttattgttattgttattattagtattattgttattattattgttattgttattgttattgttattattattattattattattgttattgttattattattgttattattattgttattattattataattattgttattgtttttgttattattattgttattgttattgttattgttattgttattgttattgttattgttattattcatattgttattgttattgttattattattgttattattattattattgttattaatattattgttattgttattgttatggttattgttattgttattattattattatttttattattattattattattattattgttattgtaaagttattgttattgttattgttattgttattattattattcttcttatttttattgatattgatattgttattgttattgttattgatattgatattgttattgttattattattgttattatttttgttattgttattgttattattattgttattgttattgttattattattattattattattattattattattattattattattattattattattattattattcttattgttcttgttattgttattattattgttaatgttattgttattgttattgttattgttattattattgttattgttattattattgttattcttattgttattgttattgttattattattattaatgttattgtttttgttattgttattgttattgttattgttgttgttattgttactgttactgttattgttattgttattattattattgttattattactgttattgttattgttattgttattattattgctattgttatttttattattattcttattgttattgttattgttattgttataattattgatactgttattgttattgttattgttattgttattattattgttattgttattgtaattgttattgttattactattattgttattattattgttattgttattgttattgttattattattgctattgttattgttatttttattgttattgttattgttattgttattgttatttttattgttatagttattattattgttattgttattgttattattattgatattgttattgttattattattattattattattattatttttgttattattattgttattgttattattattattattgctattgttattgttattgtcattatttttattgttattgttattgttattgttattgttattgttattgttatttttattgttaatattattgtacttattattgttatgtttattatttatattgttattgttattgttattgttattgttattactgttgttattattactattgttatttttattgttattattattgttattatagtgattattattgttattgttattgttattgttataactattgatattgctattgttattgttattgttattgttattattattgttattattgtgattattattgttaatgtaattgttattgttattattattattgttattgttattgtaattgttattgttattattattattgttattatattattattatttttattattattgttattattattgttattgtaattgttattgttattattattgttattattattcttattattattgttaatattattattattattactattattatta includes:
- the LOC124424447 gene encoding uncharacterized protein DDB_G0287625-like, which encodes NNNNNNNNNNNKNNDNNNNNSNNNNNNNNNNNNKNNNNNNNNNNNNNINNNNNNNNNNNNYNNKNNNNNNNNNNNKNNNNNSNNNNNNNNNNNNNNNNSNNNNNYNNNNNNNNNNNNNNNNSINNYNNNNNNNNKNNNKNNNSNNNNNNNNNNSNNNNNNNNN